A genomic segment from Luteolibacter ambystomatis encodes:
- a CDS encoding tetratricopeptide repeat protein → MKRPHNAALFDRFFGAWIDEQPVESLGVFLTDRAEKNGGQDWTVLALYQLRRGQEDGALASLGKAIAAVPDDPALAMDRAKLRLRRMEFDSARKDLAAVVAGKDEALALEASKLLGKSWLREGKAEEAIKAWDAVLAAHPGDEDLLEDLVETAAAEGETAQALTYVGKLIEVSKDPYQKTLRGLRRGDLLAHSGKNDEAVEAYAATLAQVGEGSWLEREVLAQIEKVFRKQDRLDELAAQLAKLAEANPRRLLIHRQLAKLEAAQGDADKAIGRFREVLKRSPGDRELREEFVRLLTDGERFDDASAELEKLIETAPTESGLYLQLASLRSRQGKPEAVLTALKKAHELMGKDEGAGIRIAGLMLQYNQNEPGEALLKELSAAPGAGPAPAEVLAAQYGRTNRKTEALDLLKKVGVSDDVDVVIRVAGAISALGESATAYDVLVAKAEKFPSEPRFLIALSQTALAAGKAEGAVPQAVKLVRLAKQSTELAESIGLAGRVIAAADKGLEWRKTLEAQAARSPSETCLLASLAETQGDLPAVGKLLDAATDPLVVHFHAALLDRRGDFDTAIAVLSRLADTDEGRKAAYFKDLAELQQRAGKAADAIATVERWKQSAPGDKTAWTMASRLLRESGKADEAVKVARQAAARFEGDADLAAALALLHDEAGQWADAEAIYWRLYDESQSPTDQARWAAQLAQLALKNGRTEELDEKLKERAKGNRRSLGPILAQAELARVMQNEDKRRDLLLEAVRIQPKDVDLRLQISALEDKAGNQDRVVAVLEEALPYDNANKVRSALAQAYLRQGQALKGLREMRAMSGKKAGDPRSTEESAAALAGSKMHDEAIRFMREEIPDGGDWRSKYLLAVLLEEDGRETEALPIFISLMQAEGDLPSAKPATPNPQQVRNNYEAYGEDVQKLMELSGASQAAYTHKRPGNSYGHMLSRGSGMTGSFRLPDTSEEVRSYSLVHLCKLAKRGGGGLDPSVAALIKAAGVSNIEFASEFFEQQSNGNPDFARLMEKFPDQPGLMELAGMYGRGVTVAVARKVLEKGDKVSPLSRVNACIRILSEAGDKPEDKTWDALIDAARAAGDVKSGPMRSMIGYQVLSLLTPKDPRNGSQNNTVTVPDSKKEPLKKLVVETLVEKQEQDMDSLHLRLGALSVAGTTEQWIDALNKGIKDFRNQPPNKKAGQMMGGRSAYSRILQYGRYSSGYNPWESNNPFELPKAETCPLGSIPPLIFSQFKMPSADTNNYYGSYGRGVEIAEAMKSLDRFESPVLRVWIATLSGDDAAIAKSLSASPPKEEAADFEVFRALQLIKQKKMADAYATLEKARTLGAADRDFAMWVNVSMVAVAGEIPAEERAGISDSLQAALMQCRQSFGPMAAAVVAGQATKLGLADLAKRLQPPPGGGGTSGRSVIGPAGFAARSSSSSSSSGGVTASVQRMTKFVSEKKYETAAREALQILRNQRSNPYGYSGEELQNLKQQLGEEGSKELMKLVDPGESKSLVKRLEYADVCGRLGMKDAMVATLEKLHEERPDDVSVAARLAFSLPLEKKDERLKLMSAAAGNDEFVSMAIESANALGRNSSTDGKASVDFQESVTAWLEQTDPKTLEKANLTWVSYYGKSFFEEYYEAGLPNLMESPEKKKGEGGEPKDGKKSDKQLLVERRQEVAKRLALVMLKYPVMAEEGFRLLAGARCWTFAPEELDGYARQALINSKNEFTSGAYSDSRYFVLRRGNGGSSSGDDLAQHASVKWIMTRLGQVKSPDVVLPPAYLEDLKKRDASIGNLVASLASLKSVDQLKKLWQDETISSGQGRVHQMLRLGLIARAATVPGSSAFFLGELARIKPGSTRYGYSEMSKDMLLIQSALLSAGAIVRDSERESLCLAVQKATFGEKVDWEHPADTQALISQVNMIEQILRAGEIEPVAAARLCRTLHRLKIPVGSGEYSVTQHFQRSNLKTAEEAEAYLESLGCLAEVDAWSPMAVWTMRWEGGSRNAKITVKETLLQNRLFGSTDFSSSDLVKRLKERKKGRFGSLICAATLSSSSDRDALVLQAITEAAPVIAKMPEARLGGINLVMTWLKPESIAKLPPNLRSKFKGVDEKRRVEVAKQAEEFLKNKPTVSPGSYYSMRGDVSNLVKQLLPLAPDKALEVFLEAERRYTKALAQGARSSRSNYNGFELSDRDSMLISLFDSSSETPGASADEALKFYQKVQTAPEGGRFSFSPRYEDDNNEAFSRIGGMLVTASAGDKAKAALPEMQRMIEYALSRDAALRADAVIAMVCSKLDSGRYNSVNVAEERKKHEPARAALGANYRYISLRFGLLNWKNDSAEVRKETVDALAAVLGDAAIRTPLKQALAFRAVARVPELLAEPAVFESLASLYESYCADERSAVNGWSGVLFAALARYEAQASALPVVKRFGEAFWKNAQASKPGGHGNIPSSLAGNLMVVAARTGDGATAKRLFSQTQGEMSGNLKVITSMIASGQYDLAKMLLPPRGFLYPVDQQQAGVFTRQLEERLPGFVAFVADPELSIRLETKLLTYGDAEGGDAPKEKKQQRSERLAKSYPECRPKDRVIQAEVLCGLIRNNRFTTIPLADELAAWARDCDYKAGIDQWENAYNSKVNNILRYQYASIENEVYGAAVMASLLRGDPALLEKATEIFGNSPVLEKSSRNSYKGSTQYVLKTCQMDLMDRACFWYWYALANGGTDGFEKALPLFETLALNAEKRFEFEQDELNSGLSICQFLAVWSGHPERFDELKAKMQTRPDMVKKYQSRCGIAPFAYSGARFAPWKNPQFKDMRKVAVEKVFANPKFASLVPWDGGWLEQLSTSVPMEQLCEIALLPDDKLIPEVRPTLFEYRGKKMAGQKKPEEAVTAYRRALSSTPAEPAWNSVRGAVKVPLAELLVADGKKDEAKQLVGGMPAGEVGDWIKSRYKKIAPTLGVPDVTAGKEPPPPPPPPAKEEDE, encoded by the coding sequence ATGAAACGACCGCACAACGCGGCGTTGTTCGACCGGTTCTTCGGCGCGTGGATCGATGAACAGCCGGTGGAGTCTCTCGGCGTTTTCCTCACTGATCGCGCGGAGAAAAACGGTGGCCAGGATTGGACGGTGCTGGCGCTCTATCAACTGCGGCGTGGTCAGGAGGACGGTGCGCTGGCCTCTCTGGGCAAGGCGATCGCCGCGGTCCCGGACGACCCGGCGCTGGCGATGGATCGCGCGAAGTTGCGCTTGCGCCGCATGGAATTTGATAGTGCGCGGAAGGATCTGGCCGCGGTTGTGGCAGGAAAGGATGAAGCACTTGCTTTGGAGGCGTCCAAGCTGTTGGGGAAATCCTGGCTGCGGGAAGGCAAGGCCGAAGAGGCGATCAAGGCTTGGGATGCCGTGTTGGCCGCGCATCCCGGAGATGAGGATTTGCTGGAGGATCTTGTGGAGACGGCGGCTGCCGAAGGCGAGACCGCACAGGCTTTGACTTATGTCGGGAAATTGATCGAGGTCAGCAAGGACCCCTATCAGAAAACGCTCCGCGGGCTGCGGCGGGGCGATTTGCTGGCGCATTCCGGCAAGAATGACGAAGCCGTGGAAGCCTACGCCGCCACGCTCGCCCAGGTGGGCGAGGGATCGTGGTTGGAACGCGAGGTGCTGGCCCAGATCGAGAAGGTTTTCCGCAAGCAGGACCGGCTGGATGAACTGGCGGCCCAGCTCGCGAAACTCGCGGAGGCGAATCCGCGCCGCCTGTTGATCCACCGCCAGCTTGCCAAGTTGGAGGCGGCCCAGGGAGATGCGGACAAGGCGATCGGCCGTTTCCGCGAGGTGTTGAAGCGCTCGCCGGGAGACCGCGAGCTGCGGGAGGAATTCGTGCGTCTGCTGACCGATGGCGAGCGGTTCGATGATGCCTCCGCGGAACTGGAAAAGCTCATTGAAACCGCACCGACCGAGAGTGGTCTCTATCTCCAGCTCGCCTCGTTGCGCAGCAGGCAGGGCAAGCCGGAGGCCGTGCTGACCGCTTTGAAGAAGGCTCACGAACTGATGGGCAAGGACGAGGGCGCGGGCATCCGCATTGCGGGCCTGATGCTCCAGTATAACCAGAATGAGCCGGGAGAGGCGTTGTTGAAGGAGTTGTCGGCGGCACCTGGTGCGGGACCGGCACCGGCCGAGGTTCTGGCCGCGCAATATGGACGTACCAACCGCAAGACCGAGGCGTTGGATCTGTTGAAAAAGGTGGGAGTCTCGGATGACGTGGATGTGGTGATCCGGGTTGCCGGGGCGATTTCCGCACTGGGCGAGAGTGCCACGGCATATGACGTGCTTGTTGCGAAGGCGGAGAAATTCCCATCGGAGCCGCGGTTCCTGATCGCGCTGTCCCAGACCGCCCTCGCGGCGGGCAAGGCGGAGGGTGCCGTGCCACAGGCGGTGAAGCTGGTGCGGCTGGCCAAACAGAGTACAGAACTGGCCGAATCCATCGGCCTGGCGGGCCGTGTGATTGCCGCGGCGGATAAAGGCTTGGAATGGCGCAAGACGTTGGAGGCACAGGCGGCGAGATCTCCGAGCGAGACCTGTCTGCTGGCCAGCCTCGCGGAAACGCAGGGGGATCTGCCCGCTGTCGGCAAGTTGCTCGATGCCGCCACCGATCCGCTGGTGGTTCATTTCCACGCCGCTCTTCTCGACCGGCGCGGGGATTTTGATACGGCAATCGCCGTACTTTCCCGCCTGGCGGATACAGATGAGGGCAGGAAGGCCGCCTATTTCAAGGATCTGGCGGAACTCCAGCAGCGGGCGGGAAAAGCGGCCGATGCCATCGCCACGGTGGAGCGCTGGAAACAAAGCGCGCCGGGGGACAAGACCGCGTGGACGATGGCCAGCCGCCTGCTGCGCGAAAGTGGCAAGGCGGATGAGGCGGTGAAAGTGGCGCGGCAGGCCGCCGCCCGGTTCGAGGGCGATGCGGATCTCGCGGCGGCGCTGGCCTTGCTGCATGACGAGGCCGGCCAATGGGCGGACGCGGAGGCGATCTATTGGCGGCTGTATGATGAATCGCAATCCCCCACCGATCAGGCCCGGTGGGCGGCGCAGCTTGCCCAGCTCGCGTTGAAGAATGGCCGGACTGAAGAACTGGATGAAAAGCTGAAGGAACGTGCGAAGGGCAACCGCCGTTCGCTTGGTCCCATCCTCGCGCAGGCGGAACTGGCCCGGGTGATGCAGAACGAGGACAAGCGCCGCGATCTGTTGCTGGAAGCGGTCCGGATCCAGCCGAAGGACGTGGACCTGCGGTTGCAGATTTCCGCGTTGGAAGACAAGGCGGGCAATCAGGACCGCGTCGTCGCGGTATTGGAAGAGGCCCTTCCCTATGACAATGCCAACAAGGTCCGCTCCGCTTTGGCCCAGGCCTATCTGCGACAGGGGCAGGCACTGAAAGGTCTGCGCGAAATGCGGGCGATGTCGGGCAAGAAGGCCGGTGATCCGCGTTCCACCGAGGAAAGCGCCGCCGCGCTCGCGGGATCGAAGATGCACGATGAAGCCATCCGCTTCATGCGTGAGGAGATCCCGGATGGCGGCGACTGGCGCTCGAAGTATCTGCTGGCGGTGCTGCTCGAAGAGGACGGTCGTGAGACCGAGGCGCTGCCGATCTTCATTTCACTGATGCAAGCCGAGGGGGATCTGCCCTCGGCGAAACCCGCGACGCCCAATCCACAACAGGTGCGCAACAACTACGAAGCCTATGGTGAGGATGTCCAGAAGCTCATGGAACTCAGCGGTGCCTCCCAGGCCGCCTACACTCACAAGCGTCCCGGCAATTCCTATGGTCATATGCTGAGTCGGGGCAGCGGGATGACCGGTTCTTTCCGCCTTCCGGATACATCGGAAGAGGTGCGATCTTATTCCCTCGTCCATCTGTGCAAGCTGGCCAAGCGGGGAGGAGGTGGACTGGACCCATCGGTGGCCGCGCTGATCAAGGCGGCGGGAGTTTCCAACATCGAGTTCGCCTCCGAGTTCTTCGAACAGCAGTCGAATGGGAATCCGGATTTCGCCCGTCTGATGGAAAAGTTTCCGGACCAGCCGGGGCTGATGGAGCTCGCCGGCATGTACGGCCGCGGCGTGACAGTCGCCGTCGCGCGCAAGGTGCTGGAGAAGGGGGACAAGGTCAGCCCGCTTTCCCGGGTGAATGCCTGCATCCGGATCCTGTCGGAAGCCGGTGACAAGCCGGAGGACAAGACGTGGGATGCCTTGATCGATGCGGCTCGCGCGGCGGGTGATGTCAAAAGCGGGCCGATGAGATCGATGATCGGCTATCAGGTGCTGTCGCTGCTCACGCCGAAAGATCCCCGGAACGGATCGCAGAACAACACGGTCACGGTGCCGGACTCGAAGAAGGAGCCGCTGAAGAAGCTGGTGGTCGAGACCCTGGTGGAAAAGCAGGAGCAGGATATGGATTCACTGCATCTGCGCCTCGGGGCGCTTTCCGTGGCGGGGACGACGGAGCAGTGGATCGATGCGCTCAACAAGGGGATCAAGGATTTCCGCAACCAGCCGCCGAACAAGAAGGCGGGGCAGATGATGGGGGGACGCAGCGCCTATTCCCGCATCCTGCAATACGGCCGGTATTCGAGTGGGTACAACCCATGGGAATCGAACAATCCCTTTGAACTGCCGAAAGCGGAAACCTGTCCTCTGGGGTCGATCCCTCCCTTGATCTTTTCCCAGTTCAAGATGCCTTCCGCGGACACGAACAATTATTATGGCTCGTATGGCCGGGGGGTCGAGATCGCGGAGGCGATGAAGAGCCTGGACCGGTTCGAGTCGCCGGTGTTGCGGGTATGGATCGCCACGCTGTCCGGTGATGATGCCGCCATTGCAAAATCGCTTTCCGCCTCTCCGCCGAAGGAGGAGGCGGCGGACTTCGAGGTGTTCCGCGCGCTTCAGCTCATCAAGCAGAAGAAGATGGCGGATGCCTATGCGACCCTGGAGAAAGCCCGGACCCTCGGTGCCGCAGACCGGGATTTCGCCATGTGGGTGAATGTCTCGATGGTGGCGGTGGCGGGAGAGATCCCGGCGGAAGAGCGGGCGGGAATATCGGACTCGCTGCAAGCGGCTCTGATGCAGTGCCGCCAGAGCTTCGGGCCGATGGCCGCTGCGGTTGTGGCGGGCCAGGCGACCAAGCTCGGACTCGCCGATCTGGCGAAGCGCCTGCAACCGCCGCCGGGTGGCGGAGGGACGTCCGGCCGATCCGTCATCGGACCCGCGGGTTTTGCCGCGCGCTCCAGTTCGTCATCTTCTTCGTCCGGAGGCGTGACAGCCTCGGTCCAGCGGATGACCAAGTTTGTTTCGGAGAAGAAATACGAAACCGCGGCCCGTGAGGCGCTGCAGATCCTCCGCAACCAACGCAGCAATCCATATGGCTACAGCGGCGAGGAATTGCAGAACCTCAAGCAACAGCTTGGCGAGGAAGGATCGAAGGAACTGATGAAACTGGTCGATCCGGGTGAATCGAAGAGTTTGGTCAAGCGACTGGAATACGCGGACGTGTGCGGCCGCCTCGGCATGAAGGACGCCATGGTCGCCACCTTGGAGAAGCTGCATGAGGAACGTCCGGACGATGTTTCCGTGGCCGCGCGCCTGGCGTTTTCGCTGCCGCTGGAGAAGAAGGATGAGCGGCTCAAGCTCATGAGTGCGGCTGCCGGAAACGACGAGTTCGTCAGCATGGCCATCGAATCGGCGAATGCGCTGGGCAGGAATTCGTCCACCGATGGCAAGGCGTCCGTGGATTTCCAGGAGAGCGTGACGGCGTGGCTGGAGCAGACGGATCCCAAGACGCTGGAGAAGGCGAACCTGACGTGGGTCAGCTACTATGGAAAATCCTTCTTCGAAGAATACTACGAGGCCGGTCTTCCCAACCTGATGGAGTCTCCGGAAAAAAAGAAAGGCGAGGGCGGAGAGCCGAAGGACGGGAAGAAGAGCGACAAACAGTTGCTGGTGGAGCGGCGCCAGGAAGTGGCGAAGCGTCTGGCCCTGGTGATGTTGAAGTATCCCGTGATGGCGGAGGAAGGTTTCCGTTTGCTGGCGGGCGCCAGGTGCTGGACGTTCGCGCCGGAGGAGCTGGATGGATACGCGCGGCAAGCGCTGATCAACTCGAAGAACGAGTTCACCAGCGGAGCCTATTCGGATTCCCGCTATTTCGTGCTGCGCCGTGGAAACGGCGGATCGAGCAGCGGCGACGATCTTGCCCAGCATGCGTCCGTGAAATGGATCATGACCCGTCTGGGGCAGGTCAAATCACCGGACGTGGTCCTGCCACCCGCCTATCTCGAGGATCTGAAAAAACGCGATGCCTCCATCGGAAATCTGGTCGCCTCGCTTGCTTCGCTGAAGAGCGTGGATCAGCTCAAGAAGCTGTGGCAGGACGAAACCATTTCCTCCGGCCAAGGGCGGGTTCATCAGATGCTGCGACTGGGACTCATCGCCCGTGCGGCGACGGTTCCGGGTTCATCCGCCTTCTTTCTCGGAGAGCTGGCCAGAATCAAACCGGGTTCGACCCGCTATGGATACTCGGAGATGTCCAAGGACATGCTCCTGATCCAGTCGGCTCTTTTGTCGGCGGGTGCGATTGTCAGGGACAGCGAGCGCGAGAGCCTGTGTCTCGCGGTTCAGAAGGCGACATTCGGCGAGAAGGTGGACTGGGAGCATCCGGCGGATACCCAGGCGCTGATCAGCCAGGTGAACATGATCGAGCAGATCCTGAGGGCGGGCGAAATCGAGCCCGTGGCCGCGGCCAGACTCTGCCGGACCCTCCATCGGTTGAAGATCCCGGTGGGCAGTGGTGAATACTCGGTGACCCAGCATTTCCAACGTTCCAACCTCAAGACCGCGGAAGAAGCCGAGGCGTATCTGGAATCCCTGGGATGCCTTGCCGAGGTGGATGCGTGGAGCCCGATGGCGGTGTGGACGATGCGCTGGGAGGGTGGCTCGCGGAATGCCAAGATCACCGTGAAGGAAACCCTGCTGCAAAACCGCTTGTTCGGTTCGACGGACTTCTCGTCCTCGGACCTGGTCAAGCGGCTCAAGGAACGGAAAAAGGGGCGCTTCGGATCCTTGATTTGCGCGGCGACATTGTCGTCCTCCAGCGACCGGGACGCGCTGGTGCTCCAGGCGATCACGGAAGCGGCTCCCGTGATCGCCAAGATGCCGGAAGCGCGCCTGGGCGGCATCAACCTCGTGATGACCTGGCTGAAGCCCGAATCGATCGCGAAGCTTCCGCCCAATCTGCGCTCGAAGTTCAAGGGCGTGGATGAGAAGCGGCGTGTGGAGGTGGCCAAGCAGGCGGAGGAGTTCCTGAAGAACAAGCCGACGGTCTCGCCGGGATCGTATTACTCGATGCGTGGGGATGTCAGCAATCTCGTGAAGCAGCTGCTGCCCTTGGCTCCCGACAAGGCCTTGGAAGTCTTCCTGGAAGCGGAGCGGCGTTATACGAAGGCGCTCGCGCAAGGCGCGCGCTCATCCCGATCAAACTACAATGGCTTTGAACTCAGCGACCGGGATTCCATGCTGATCTCGCTGTTTGATTCTTCCAGCGAAACGCCGGGTGCCAGTGCCGATGAAGCGCTGAAGTTCTATCAGAAAGTCCAGACCGCGCCGGAGGGGGGGCGTTTCAGCTTCAGCCCGCGGTATGAGGACGACAACAACGAAGCCTTCTCCCGGATCGGCGGCATGCTCGTCACCGCTTCAGCAGGGGACAAGGCCAAGGCCGCCTTGCCGGAAATGCAGCGGATGATTGAATACGCGTTGTCCCGCGATGCGGCCCTCCGCGCGGACGCGGTGATCGCCATGGTATGTTCGAAGCTGGATTCCGGCCGCTACAACTCGGTCAACGTCGCCGAGGAAAGGAAGAAGCACGAGCCTGCTCGTGCCGCGCTGGGTGCGAACTACCGTTATATCAGCCTCCGCTTCGGGCTGCTGAACTGGAAGAATGACAGTGCCGAGGTGCGCAAGGAGACGGTGGATGCCTTGGCCGCCGTGCTGGGGGATGCCGCGATCCGGACGCCGTTGAAACAGGCTCTCGCATTCCGGGCGGTGGCGAGGGTTCCCGAATTGTTGGCCGAGCCGGCTGTTTTCGAATCCCTGGCATCACTTTATGAAAGCTATTGTGCGGATGAGCGCAGCGCCGTGAACGGTTGGAGCGGAGTCTTGTTCGCGGCACTCGCCCGTTATGAGGCGCAAGCGTCGGCACTGCCGGTGGTGAAACGTTTCGGAGAGGCTTTCTGGAAGAACGCGCAGGCTTCGAAGCCCGGCGGCCATGGCAATATCCCGTCCTCGCTGGCTGGAAACCTGATGGTGGTCGCGGCGAGAACCGGTGATGGCGCGACGGCCAAGCGCCTGTTCAGCCAGACCCAGGGTGAGATGTCGGGCAATCTCAAGGTCATCACTTCGATGATCGCTTCCGGCCAGTATGATCTGGCGAAGATGCTGCTGCCACCGCGTGGATTCCTGTATCCGGTGGATCAGCAGCAGGCCGGGGTATTCACGCGCCAGTTGGAGGAACGCCTGCCCGGGTTCGTCGCATTTGTGGCGGATCCCGAATTGTCGATCCGTCTGGAGACGAAGCTGCTGACCTATGGGGATGCCGAGGGGGGCGATGCTCCCAAGGAGAAAAAGCAGCAACGCTCCGAACGCCTCGCGAAGAGCTATCCCGAATGCCGTCCCAAGGATCGTGTGATCCAGGCGGAGGTGCTGTGCGGATTGATCCGGAACAACCGGTTCACCACCATCCCGTTGGCGGATGAACTCGCGGCATGGGCAAGGGACTGCGACTACAAGGCGGGCATCGATCAATGGGAGAATGCCTACAACTCGAAGGTGAACAACATCCTCCGCTACCAGTATGCCTCCATCGAGAACGAGGTGTATGGAGCCGCGGTGATGGCCTCCCTGTTGCGCGGTGATCCGGCGTTGTTGGAGAAGGCCACGGAGATATTCGGAAATTCACCCGTCCTCGAGAAAAGCAGCCGGAACAGCTACAAGGGGAGCACCCAATACGTGCTGAAGACCTGCCAGATGGATCTCATGGACCGTGCGTGCTTTTGGTACTGGTATGCCCTGGCGAATGGCGGCACGGACGGTTTTGAAAAGGCTTTGCCGCTCTTCGAGACTCTCGCACTGAATGCCGAGAAGCGTTTCGAGTTCGAACAGGATGAGTTGAATTCCGGTCTTTCGATCTGCCAGTTCCTTGCTGTCTGGAGCGGGCATCCGGAACGCTTCGACGAACTCAAGGCGAAGATGCAAACGCGCCCGGATATGGTGAAGAAATATCAGTCGCGCTGCGGCATCGCGCCCTTCGCCTATTCCGGCGCGCGCTTCGCGCCATGGAAAAATCCGCAGTTCAAGGACATGCGGAAGGTGGCGGTGGAGAAGGTCTTCGCCAATCCGAAGTTCGCTTCCCTGGTGCCATGGGACGGTGGGTGGCTGGAACAGTTGAGCACCAGCGTGCCGATGGAGCAGTTGTGCGAGATCGCACTGCTGCCGGATGACAAGCTCATCCCGGAAGTCCGTCCGACTCTCTTTGAATACCGTGGTAAGAAAATGGCGGGCCAGAAGAAGCCGGAAGAGGCCGTCACCGCCTACCGCCGCGCTCTCTCCTCCACTCCGGCAGAGCCGGCATGGAACAGCGTCCGCGGTGCGGTGAAGGTTCCATTGGCCGAACTGTTGGTCGCGGATGGCAAGAAGGACGAGGCGAAGCAACTCGTGGGTGGCATGCCCGCCGGGGAAGTCGGCGATTGGATCAAGTCCCGCTACAAGAAGATCGCCCCCACGCTGGGCGTGCCGGATGTGACGGCTGGCAAGGAGCCCCCACCGCCTCCGCCGCCACCCGCGAAAGAGGAAGATGAATGA
- a CDS encoding AAA family ATPase encodes MTATAEPEVAHFKETFDRIRGAVSTFIVGQQEIIEDVLIAICCGGHVLLEGVPGLGKTSLVNTIAQAIDVQFKRIQFTPDLLPSDVVGTQVLIDRDGRRELEFQRGPVFCNLLLADEINRATPKTQSALLETMQEKRVTVANHTHSLSLPFFVMATQNPIENDGTYPLPEAQLDRFFFKLEVGLPSHDEFKQILDRTGGNAKPHVPAVAHGADILRMGETLREVPVAPEVQDYLVRVVRGTHPSEHAPKSVKQFVRHGASPRAGQAMLAAARARALLDGRYHVAREDIDSVALPALRHRLILSFEGEAEGVKPDLLVKDAIAAAKG; translated from the coding sequence ATGACCGCCACCGCTGAACCTGAAGTCGCTCATTTCAAGGAAACCTTCGACCGCATCCGCGGCGCCGTCTCCACCTTCATCGTGGGACAGCAGGAGATCATCGAGGACGTGCTGATCGCCATCTGTTGCGGCGGCCACGTGCTGCTGGAAGGCGTGCCCGGGCTCGGCAAAACTTCGTTGGTCAACACCATCGCCCAAGCCATCGACGTGCAGTTCAAGCGCATCCAGTTCACCCCCGACCTGCTGCCGAGCGATGTGGTGGGGACCCAGGTGCTGATTGATCGTGATGGCCGCCGCGAGCTGGAGTTCCAGCGCGGCCCGGTGTTCTGCAACCTGTTGCTCGCGGATGAAATCAACCGTGCCACGCCGAAGACCCAGTCCGCACTGCTGGAGACGATGCAGGAGAAGCGGGTGACCGTCGCGAACCACACCCACAGCCTGTCGCTGCCGTTTTTCGTGATGGCCACGCAGAACCCGATCGAGAACGACGGCACCTACCCGCTGCCGGAAGCGCAGCTCGACCGTTTCTTTTTCAAGCTGGAAGTCGGCCTGCCCTCGCACGATGAGTTCAAGCAGATCCTTGATCGCACCGGAGGCAACGCGAAGCCGCATGTGCCGGCCGTGGCACACGGTGCGGACATTCTCCGCATGGGGGAAACGCTGCGCGAGGTGCCGGTGGCTCCGGAGGTGCAGGATTACCTCGTGCGCGTGGTGCGCGGCACCCACCCCAGCGAGCACGCGCCGAAGTCGGTGAAACAATTCGTGCGTCACGGTGCCTCACCGCGTGCCGGCCAGGCCATGCTCGCAGCCGCCCGTGCCCGCGCGCTGCTCGATGGCCGCTATCATGTGGCCCGCGAGGACATCGACTCCGTCGCGCTGCCCGCGCTGCGCCACCGTCTTATCCTCTCCTTTGAAGGCGAAGCGGAAGGCGTGAAGCCGGATCTGCTCGTGAAGGATGCCATCGCCGCCGCGAAGGGCTGA
- a CDS encoding DUF58 domain-containing protein — translation MSSLTDPAFIRQLDALNLLARRVLRGSLQADRRTQRRGTGITFADYAPYNFGDDYRAIDWKIYARTEELLIKLFEIEEDTTVYILFDCSRSMATKFDYARKLAAAIGYIALNGMDRVMVYGMAEKLSTIVESARSRSQVFPFLRDLEGAETFGVDTDFSACARTFQARKGKKGVVLVVSDFFFPKGFEEGLRFLQWSGHDVFALQVHDPADLECPWLGDLEIECVETAATQRVTISEKESKQYREAIAAWNDSLKNECARRGVGLASTTSDVPFDVVIQSMLRKGGLVA, via the coding sequence GTGTCCTCCCTCACCGATCCCGCATTCATCCGCCAGCTTGACGCGCTGAACCTGCTCGCCCGCCGCGTGCTGCGCGGATCGTTGCAGGCGGACCGTCGCACGCAGCGGCGTGGCACTGGCATCACCTTCGCCGACTACGCTCCGTATAATTTCGGCGACGACTACCGCGCGATTGATTGGAAGATCTACGCCCGCACCGAGGAACTGCTCATCAAGCTATTCGAGATCGAGGAAGATACGACGGTGTACATCCTCTTCGATTGCAGCCGTTCGATGGCGACGAAGTTCGATTACGCCCGCAAACTCGCCGCGGCCATCGGCTACATCGCGCTCAATGGCATGGACCGCGTGATGGTCTATGGCATGGCGGAAAAGCTGAGCACCATCGTGGAATCCGCGCGCAGCCGCAGCCAGGTGTTTCCTTTCCTTCGCGATCTCGAAGGAGCTGAGACGTTCGGCGTGGATACGGATTTCAGCGCCTGTGCGCGCACCTTCCAGGCGCGGAAGGGTAAGAAAGGCGTGGTGCTGGTGGTGTCCGACTTCTTCTTCCCGAAGGGCTTCGAGGAGGGACTGCGCTTTCTCCAGTGGTCCGGGCACGATGTCTTCGCGCTGCAAGTGCATGACCCGGCGGACCTGGAATGTCCCTGGCTTGGTGATTTGGAAATCGAATGCGTGGAGACCGCTGCGACACAACGTGTGACGATCAGCGAGAAAGAGTCGAAGCAGTATCGCGAAGCGATCGCGGCCTGGAATGACAGCTTGAAAAATGAGTGCGCGCGCCGTGGCGTGGGCCTCGCGAGCACGACCTCGGACGTGCCGTTCGATGTGGTGATCCAGTCGATGTTGAGGAAGGGAGGGCTGGTCGCATGA